From Kamptonema formosum PCC 6407, a single genomic window includes:
- a CDS encoding DUF3143 domain-containing protein produces MTIPSPDTPLYNHPLPEIEQWLKNRGCQQDRSELHCWRIQRPTWEAELSLDIDQLTVRYLHAGADGQDIQRAFKYSLSRQDIEAAVFSGP; encoded by the coding sequence ATGACTATTCCTTCCCCCGATACCCCCTTGTATAACCATCCCCTGCCAGAAATAGAGCAATGGCTAAAAAACCGGGGTTGCCAACAAGACCGTAGCGAACTCCACTGCTGGCGAATTCAACGACCAACATGGGAAGCAGAACTTTCCCTAGACATCGATCAACTGACCGTCCGCTACCTTCACGCTGGAGCTGACGGTCAAGATATTCAACGAGCTTTCAAATACTCTCTTAGCCGTCAGGATATTGAAGCTGCGGTTTTTTCTGGCCCGTAA
- the dxr gene encoding 1-deoxy-D-xylulose-5-phosphate reductoisomerase translates to MKAITLLGSTGSIGTQTLDIVAQYPDQFRIVGLAAGRNVTLLAKQIRQFRPEIVAISDVDKLPELKEAIADLDPQPILLAGETGIVEVAKYGDAQAVVTGIVGCAGLLPTIAAIEAGKDIALANKETLIAGGPVVNPLIAKHGVKLLPADSEHSAIFQCLQGLPKGGLRRIILTASGGAFRDWPVEKLSEVKVADALKHPNWSMGRKITVDSATLMNKGLEVIEAHYLFGMDYDGIDIVIHPQSIIHSLIELQDTSVLAQLGWPDMRLPLLYALSWPERIYTDWEPLNLVKSGDLTFREPDHQKYPCMQLAYTAGRAGGSMPAVLNAANEEAVALFLDEKIEFLDIPRLIERTCEKHQADNCANPSLDDIIAADKWARQEALAGTKELGDRLVFLR, encoded by the coding sequence GTGAAAGCGATTACCCTTCTCGGCTCTACCGGCTCCATTGGCACTCAGACGTTAGATATTGTGGCACAGTACCCCGATCAATTTCGGATTGTGGGTTTGGCTGCTGGGCGAAATGTGACGCTGCTGGCGAAGCAAATTAGGCAGTTTCGGCCGGAAATTGTCGCCATCTCTGATGTGGATAAGTTGCCAGAATTGAAAGAGGCGATCGCAGACTTAGACCCACAACCCATTTTACTTGCTGGCGAGACTGGCATCGTCGAAGTTGCCAAATATGGCGATGCCCAAGCTGTCGTTACTGGCATTGTCGGCTGTGCCGGTTTGTTGCCTACAATTGCGGCTATTGAAGCCGGTAAAGATATTGCTCTTGCTAATAAAGAAACTTTAATTGCTGGCGGCCCCGTTGTCAACCCCTTAATCGCCAAACATGGAGTGAAATTATTACCTGCTGATTCAGAACATTCGGCCATTTTTCAATGTCTCCAAGGCTTGCCTAAAGGCGGTTTGCGGCGGATTATTCTCACTGCTTCTGGCGGTGCATTTCGAGATTGGCCAGTTGAGAAATTATCAGAAGTAAAAGTTGCCGATGCCTTAAAACATCCCAATTGGTCAATGGGGCGGAAAATCACGGTTGATTCTGCTACCTTAATGAATAAAGGTTTAGAAGTAATCGAGGCTCACTACCTGTTTGGTATGGATTATGATGGCATTGATATTGTCATCCATCCTCAGAGCATCATTCACTCACTAATTGAGCTGCAAGATACTTCTGTTTTAGCGCAATTGGGGTGGCCGGATATGCGTTTACCTCTGCTTTATGCCTTGTCTTGGCCAGAGCGAATTTATACAGATTGGGAACCGCTGAATTTAGTAAAATCGGGAGATTTAACTTTCCGAGAACCTGACCATCAAAAGTATCCTTGTATGCAGTTAGCATATACTGCTGGACGTGCTGGCGGTTCGATGCCTGCGGTGTTGAATGCAGCCAATGAGGAGGCAGTAGCCCTATTTTTAGATGAAAAAATTGAGTTTTTAGATATTCCGAGGTTGATCGAACGGACGTGCGAAAAGCATCAAGCTGATAACTGTGCCAATCCATCTTTAGATGATATCATTGCCGCTGATAAATGGGCAAGACAAGAAGCTTTAGCGGGTACTAAAGAGTTAGGCGATCGTCTCGTATTTCTGCGATAA
- a CDS encoding DUF2079 domain-containing protein produces the protein MFLSLQKISDETPPSGGRFENFIALKIIRKMLLFKHLKSHPLVPIITITAIIFMSCSSIRHALFQSTAFEMGIYDQVAYLISQGETPFSSFLGIHHLGNHAALAMYPLGLLYKIYPSVYWLLFVQAVSLALGAWPTWSLARQAGLNESKSLAMAVMYLLYPVVFNLNLFDFHPEVMAIPALLGAILAAKLDKTLWFILAILWVLACKDALSLTVAAMGIWLFFFEKKRLCGAIALGLGVGWFVIVTQGIIPHFKGGKGPGGVGRYSYLGNSVFEIAVNVILKPGLVLGRFFSVDTLQYLGLLLLPVILWLSPRQFAPLISALPVLIKNILSDIDAQRDLIHQYSLPLLPFLLVAVIATLAASEKTGGKIKLPITNYQLPITNYQLPKVIVIWSLVTFLALAKYGYFWTIYLDSLDTWQATRNAIALVQTKGSVLTTAYIAPHLSHRQIIKLTNASVPLNHLTDFDYVLLNLRHPGWNSNKEFAATLVSQLKNNPQFQLNYQQDDVYLFNQKN, from the coding sequence ATGTTTTTGTCTTTACAAAAGATTAGTGACGAAACGCCTCCCTCTGGGGGGCGTTTCGAGAATTTTATCGCTCTGAAGATTATTAGAAAAATGCTGCTTTTTAAACATCTTAAATCCCATCCTCTAGTGCCGATAATTACTATAACTGCAATCATTTTTATGAGTTGTAGCAGTATACGTCATGCCCTATTTCAATCAACAGCTTTTGAAATGGGAATTTATGACCAAGTTGCTTATTTAATTAGCCAGGGAGAAACACCATTTTCCTCATTTCTAGGCATTCATCATCTGGGAAATCATGCAGCTTTGGCTATGTATCCTTTGGGTTTACTTTACAAAATCTACCCATCAGTTTACTGGTTATTATTTGTACAAGCAGTTTCCCTAGCATTAGGAGCGTGGCCTACTTGGAGTTTAGCACGTCAAGCGGGATTAAATGAATCTAAATCCTTAGCTATGGCAGTGATGTATTTATTGTATCCCGTAGTTTTCAACCTTAATTTGTTTGATTTCCATCCAGAAGTAATGGCAATTCCCGCCCTTTTAGGCGCAATTTTAGCAGCTAAATTAGATAAAACCTTATGGTTTATTCTGGCAATTCTTTGGGTTTTAGCCTGTAAAGATGCCTTATCCCTAACTGTAGCTGCAATGGGAATTTGGCTGTTTTTCTTTGAAAAGAAGCGGTTATGCGGTGCAATTGCACTTGGTTTAGGTGTAGGTTGGTTTGTAATTGTCACTCAAGGAATCATCCCACATTTTAAAGGTGGAAAAGGGCCCGGAGGAGTTGGACGCTATAGCTATTTAGGAAACTCAGTTTTTGAAATTGCTGTAAATGTTATACTCAAACCAGGACTGGTCTTAGGGCGGTTTTTTTCGGTGGATACTTTGCAATATCTCGGTTTATTATTATTACCAGTAATTTTATGGCTTTCTCCCCGTCAATTCGCGCCTTTAATAAGTGCTTTACCAGTATTAATCAAGAATATTTTATCGGATATTGATGCTCAACGGGATTTAATTCATCAATATTCTCTCCCCTTGTTACCCTTTCTCTTAGTCGCTGTAATTGCGACATTGGCAGCAAGCGAGAAAACGGGAGGAAAAATAAAATTACCAATTACCAATTACCAATTACCAATTACCAATTACCAATTACCAAAAGTAATAGTTATTTGGTCATTAGTAACTTTTTTGGCACTAGCTAAGTACGGTTATTTCTGGACAATTTATCTAGATTCTCTCGATACATGGCAAGCAACTCGAAATGCAATCGCCCTTGTTCAAACTAAGGGTAGCGTCTTAACTACCGCTTATATTGCCCCTCATTTATCCCATCGCCAAATCATCAAATTAACCAATGCTTCTGTACCCCTTAATCATTTAACTGACTTTGATTATGTGCTGTTAAATCTCCGCCATCCAGGGTGGAATAGTAATAAAGAATTTGCGGCTACCTTAGTCAGTCAACTTAAAAATAATCCTCAGTTTCAACTCAATTATCAACAGGATGACGTTTATTTATTCAATCAAAAAAACTAA
- a CDS encoding M48 family metalloprotease, whose protein sequence is MSRHLFRFAIGLLIAFFGFISYLTTTVENPVTGEKQRVQLSPRQEVVLGLESRSQVASQFGGLYPDQALQDYIDRVGKRVVQQSAASKLGYPFEFHLLRDPKTVNALALPGGQVFVTVALLSRLKSEAQLAGVLGHESGHVVGRHGAEHLAKQRLGAALVTAVGVAASDDRGNGQQAAVLAQAVNQLVSLRYGRDDELEADRLGVRFMSQAGYNPKALAEVMQILETASGGGRQPEFLSSHPNPGNRIQTIQSAIAQEYPNGVPANLETGSDNFTRTVIPRLQTQ, encoded by the coding sequence GTGAGCAGACATCTATTTCGTTTTGCGATTGGGCTTTTAATCGCCTTTTTCGGTTTTATTAGTTACTTGACTACGACTGTGGAAAATCCGGTGACTGGGGAAAAGCAGCGAGTGCAATTGTCACCGCGCCAGGAAGTAGTGTTAGGACTGGAATCGCGATCGCAAGTAGCCTCTCAATTTGGCGGTCTTTACCCAGATCAAGCGCTTCAGGATTATATAGATCGCGTCGGAAAGCGCGTGGTACAGCAGTCTGCGGCATCCAAACTGGGTTATCCCTTCGAGTTTCACCTGCTGCGCGACCCTAAAACGGTGAATGCTTTGGCGCTACCGGGGGGTCAGGTTTTCGTAACGGTTGCCTTGCTGAGTCGGCTAAAATCGGAAGCGCAACTGGCGGGCGTGTTGGGGCACGAATCCGGTCACGTCGTTGGTCGTCACGGGGCCGAACACTTGGCCAAGCAAAGGCTGGGGGCGGCGTTGGTAACGGCTGTGGGGGTGGCCGCCAGTGACGATCGCGGCAACGGTCAGCAGGCCGCCGTACTCGCGCAAGCTGTCAACCAATTGGTCAGCCTGCGATACGGTCGTGACGACGAGTTGGAAGCCGATCGCCTCGGCGTGCGCTTTATGAGTCAAGCTGGTTACAATCCAAAGGCTTTGGCGGAAGTGATGCAGATACTTGAGACTGCCAGTGGTGGGGGAAGACAGCCGGAATTTTTGAGTTCTCACCCCAATCCTGGCAACCGGATTCAAACCATACAAAGTGCGATCGCGCAAGAATATCCAAACGGCGTTCCTGCTAATCTCGAAACTGGAAGCGATAACTTCACTCGCACCGTAATCCCCCGTTTGCAAACTCAGTGA
- a CDS encoding Rpn family recombination-promoting nuclease/putative transposase, with product MIFINPKTDYAFKKIFGSSESKDILISFLNALIYEGNSIIEDLEIINPNLPPRVQGLKDTYLDVKAKLTDGTLVIIEMQVLNVQSFGKRVLYNAAKTYAFQLQTGEGYRMLKPVIALTITDFEMFANSERLISRFVYKEVSTNLKYPENDIDLVFIELPKFTKEQDRLETLTDKWIYFIKYARTLTSVPEIMDNIPEIHKAFEIANQVNLSREELEDLERRELFIYDQQGAILKAAQEGIEQGIEQGRREEKLAIARQLLLRLDDATISQITGLSLEDVLNLRASN from the coding sequence ATGATCTTTATCAACCCTAAAACTGATTACGCCTTCAAAAAAATTTTTGGTTCCTCAGAAAGCAAAGATATTCTGATTAGCTTTCTCAATGCTCTGATTTATGAAGGTAATTCTATCATTGAAGATTTAGAAATTATTAACCCTAACCTTCCCCCCAGGGTTCAAGGCTTGAAAGATACTTATCTGGATGTGAAAGCTAAACTCACAGATGGTACTTTAGTAATTATTGAAATGCAGGTATTGAATGTACAATCTTTTGGGAAGCGAGTTTTATATAATGCCGCTAAGACTTACGCTTTTCAGTTACAAACTGGTGAAGGCTATCGAATGCTTAAGCCAGTGATTGCTTTAACAATTACTGATTTTGAAATGTTTGCTAATAGCGAACGCTTAATTTCCAGGTTTGTGTATAAAGAAGTCAGTACCAATTTAAAATATCCCGAAAATGACATAGATTTAGTATTTATTGAATTGCCAAAGTTTACCAAGGAACAGGATCGACTTGAAACCTTGACTGACAAATGGATTTATTTTATTAAATATGCTAGAACTCTCACATCTGTACCAGAAATAATGGACAATATTCCCGAAATTCATAAAGCTTTCGAGATTGCGAATCAAGTGAATCTAAGTCGGGAAGAACTGGAAGATTTGGAACGGAGAGAACTGTTTATTTACGATCAGCAGGGAGCTATTCTTAAGGCTGCTCAAGAAGGAATAGAACAAGGAATAGAACAAGGAAGACGCGAAGAAAAACTGGCGATCGCTAGACAATTACTCTTACGATTAGATGATGCAACTATTAGCCAAATTACTGGGCTTAGCCTTGAAGATGTGCTAAACCTACGAGCGAGCAATTGA
- a CDS encoding DUF2079 domain-containing protein: MLSGQLVQAFMQNPPENLGTSSEDSSSKSEKIEVSHLIPPPTAVWAIASSVLIFFLCSSLRHALFQSTGFDLGIYDQVVYLISQGLPPISSFLGFHHLGNHAAWAIYPLALLYKIYPTVYWLFLVQAIALTLGIFPIWILSRLAGLKENQAMAMAVAYLLYPVIFNTNLFDFHPEVMALPAILGAILAAKLNKPLWFCAGILWVLGGKAVLSLTVIAMGFWLLLFEKRRLCGGIALILGVAWFLIATQKLIPYFSGSEAAGVWRYTYLGNSVREIVLNLFLKPQLILGKIFSIDTVKYLFLLILPLIWLLLPFTGKKLGWRYLTPLVCAVPTLAVNILSDVPFQRSMAYHYSLPVIPFLLLAAIAKEELSRKNLPTDLTDSLLVGSENDLTAESAKPTKKSEINILNFRLSIPQLEFPRTIVIWSLLIFLIIGESKDFLLYLTRIDTWQASQEAVAQVQPQGSVLTDNRLAPHFTHRPVVKLLSQISPNADLAEFKYVVLNLRHPWPDTKDIGVSLADKLKNSPNFKLSYQQDDVFVFTKD, from the coding sequence ATGTTGAGTGGTCAGCTAGTGCAAGCCTTCATGCAAAACCCCCCTGAAAATCTTGGAACCTCAAGCGAGGACAGCAGCAGCAAGTCAGAAAAAATAGAGGTAAGTCATCTCATCCCTCCGCCGACTGCGGTTTGGGCGATCGCATCCTCTGTGCTAATTTTCTTTTTGTGTAGTAGCTTGCGGCACGCCCTATTTCAATCAACAGGCTTTGATTTAGGAATTTATGACCAAGTTGTTTACTTAATTAGCCAAGGTTTGCCCCCCATTTCCTCATTTTTGGGGTTTCATCATCTTGGTAATCATGCAGCTTGGGCTATCTATCCTCTAGCTTTATTGTACAAGATTTATCCCACAGTTTACTGGTTATTTTTAGTACAAGCAATTGCCTTAACTTTAGGTATTTTTCCAATTTGGATTTTATCGCGTTTAGCAGGTTTAAAGGAAAACCAAGCTATGGCAATGGCAGTAGCCTATCTCCTTTATCCAGTGATTTTTAATACCAATTTATTTGATTTTCACCCCGAAGTAATGGCTTTACCCGCTATTTTGGGCGCAATTTTAGCCGCAAAACTCAATAAGCCGCTGTGGTTTTGTGCAGGCATTCTCTGGGTTTTGGGTGGCAAAGCTGTCTTGTCCTTAACTGTAATAGCAATGGGTTTTTGGCTACTGCTATTTGAGAAGCGCCGTTTGTGTGGCGGTATTGCCCTGATTCTGGGTGTAGCATGGTTTTTGATTGCCACTCAGAAGCTGATTCCCTACTTTAGTGGCAGCGAAGCGGCGGGAGTTTGGCGGTATACTTACTTAGGTAACTCAGTCAGAGAAATTGTACTTAATTTGTTCCTGAAACCACAATTAATTTTGGGTAAAATCTTTTCCATTGATACAGTTAAATATTTGTTCCTCCTAATTTTACCCCTGATTTGGTTACTCTTGCCCTTTACTGGTAAAAAATTAGGCTGGAGATATCTAACACCCTTAGTTTGTGCCGTGCCGACGCTAGCCGTAAATATTCTATCAGATGTGCCATTTCAGCGCAGCATGGCTTATCATTACTCCTTACCTGTAATTCCTTTTTTATTATTAGCAGCCATTGCCAAGGAAGAACTAAGCCGTAAAAATTTACCAACAGATTTAACCGATAGTTTATTAGTGGGTAGTGAAAATGATTTAACAGCAGAATCAGCCAAACCAACGAAAAAATCCGAAATAAACATCCTTAATTTCCGACTTTCTATTCCTCAGTTAGAATTTCCTAGAACAATCGTTATTTGGTCATTATTAATTTTCCTAATTATCGGCGAATCTAAGGATTTCTTGCTATATCTAACAAGGATTGATACTTGGCAAGCTTCCCAAGAAGCAGTCGCCCAAGTACAACCCCAAGGTAGCGTATTAACTGATAATAGACTCGCCCCTCATTTCACTCATCGCCCAGTAGTAAAATTGTTATCGCAAATTTCACCAAATGCTGATTTAGCTGAATTTAAGTACGTAGTCTTGAATTTGCGCCATCCTTGGCCAGATACTAAAGATATTGGCGTTAGTTTAGCCGATAAACTTAAAAATTCTCCCAATTTTAAGTTAAGCTATCAGCAAGATGATGTTTTTGTCTTTACAAAAGATTAG
- the psaC gene encoding photosystem I iron-sulfur center protein PsaC — protein MSHAVKIYDTCIGCTQCVRACPLDVLEMVPWDGCKAGQIASSPRTEDCVGCKRCETACPTDFLSIRVYLGAETTRSMGLAY, from the coding sequence ATGTCTCATGCAGTCAAAATCTACGATACCTGCATTGGCTGTACCCAATGCGTCCGCGCTTGCCCGCTTGATGTTTTAGAAATGGTGCCCTGGGATGGCTGTAAAGCCGGTCAGATTGCCTCTTCCCCTCGCACAGAAGACTGTGTTGGCTGCAAGCGGTGCGAAACTGCTTGTCCTACTGACTTTCTGAGCATTAGGGTTTACCTGGGAGCTGAAACAACTCGCAGTATGGGTCTAGCATACTAA
- a CDS encoding glycosyltransferase family 2 protein gives MKKLIIQIPCYNEEGSLGVTLAALPRHLPGIDIIEWLVIDDGSQDRTVEVAKEYGVDRIVRFSSNQGLAKAFMAGLDACLKAGADIIVNTDADNQYCADDIPLLIEPILLGQAEIVVGARPILEIEHFSPTKKLLQKVGSWVVRLASKTDIPDAPSGFRAFSREAAMQLNVFNQYTYTLETIIQAGQKGMAITSVPIRTNGVLRPSRLVKSTPSYVIRSLFTILRIFMVYKPLRFFLMLGSVPFSLGVILGIRWIFFFILQGTLRTRVPSLILAAILILIGFQLWMLGLIADLMAANRKLVEEIQLRLRRLDTRRED, from the coding sequence ATGAAGAAGCTAATTATCCAAATTCCTTGTTATAACGAGGAAGGTAGTCTCGGTGTTACACTTGCGGCCTTACCTCGCCATCTGCCTGGTATTGATATTATTGAATGGTTGGTTATTGATGACGGTAGCCAAGATAGAACTGTTGAAGTTGCAAAAGAGTATGGTGTAGATCGTATTGTTCGTTTTTCAAGTAACCAAGGTTTAGCTAAAGCATTTATGGCGGGCTTGGATGCTTGTTTAAAGGCGGGAGCTGATATTATTGTTAATACTGATGCTGATAATCAATATTGTGCTGATGATATTCCTTTATTAATTGAGCCAATTTTATTAGGTCAAGCAGAAATAGTGGTAGGTGCTCGACCTATTCTTGAAATTGAACACTTTTCTCCTACTAAAAAACTGCTGCAAAAAGTAGGTAGTTGGGTGGTTCGTCTTGCTAGTAAGACGGATATTCCTGATGCTCCAAGCGGGTTTAGAGCATTTAGCAGAGAGGCAGCAATGCAGTTAAATGTGTTTAATCAATATACTTATACTCTGGAGACAATTATTCAAGCTGGACAAAAAGGTATGGCGATTACTTCGGTTCCGATTCGCACTAATGGGGTTTTAAGACCTTCGCGGTTGGTAAAAAGTACGCCTTCTTATGTGATAAGATCGCTGTTTACAATCCTCCGCATTTTCATGGTTTACAAACCTCTACGCTTTTTCTTAATGTTAGGAAGCGTGCCGTTTAGTTTGGGTGTGATATTAGGTATACGCTGGATATTTTTCTTTATTTTACAAGGTACTCTTAGAACTAGAGTTCCCAGCTTAATCTTAGCTGCGATTTTAATTCTGATCGGCTTTCAGTTGTGGATGTTGGGTTTAATTGCTGACTTAATGGCAGCTAATCGCAAATTGGTGGAAGAGATTCAATTGCGGCTGCGACGGCTTGATACTAGGAGAGAAGATTAA
- a CDS encoding DEAD/DEAH box helicase — translation MPVGMEDQGRKFITTEPLDKSTEAGEQIVWDAVRSAFADRTCIGYSRYPLFSKFGEIRKEPDILIVDRELSLVIIEVKSVKIDQIVAVNGQEWEFQNFSTAETNPYQQAENQLYALLGYCDRESAIRRKVGARAIIALPLITEAEWQQKEFDKLPNCPPIIFKDHLGKLALTERIKRAPVVVEGEEIEDEQWELLLSVISGGPILRKAPRLLQSTNSKTRSSVIATLQERLYELDFQQEHIGKEIPPGFQRMRGIAGSGKTVLLCQKAAHIHLKHPDWDIALVFFTRTLYDLMIGLVDRWLRRFTNGDVQYDSKTNKKLRILHAWGGKNQPGLYSTICEFNGVRSRTAGETPERQPNRGLAELCKRLSEEIKIEPIFDAILIDEGQDLVSEDDLKFQDKQAIYWLAYQALKPADPEKLEQRRLIWAYDEAQSLDNLKVPTTKELFGENLSNLLSKGTQYSGSIKKSEVMRRCYRTPGTILTAAHAIGMGLLRPEGMLTGITRADDWKAIGYEVTGKFIAGQKITLHRPPQNSPNPVEQLWGKPVLEFETYGSRQEEMMALADKILHNIVDDDLRPSRDILVIILGSVTEAIELETQVANFLIEQGIKIYIPTALGLDELNPKWPSHNPDLFWMDGGVTVSRVTRAKGNEADMVYVIGFDNIARNEADVSLRNQLFVALTRARGWANLSGVGDYPMYEEMRRVIESKDTFTFTYKRPLKRDIGEAEEG, via the coding sequence ATGCCTGTTGGAATGGAAGATCAGGGTCGCAAATTTATCACGACAGAGCCGCTAGACAAGAGCACAGAAGCGGGAGAACAAATAGTTTGGGATGCAGTCCGCAGTGCCTTTGCCGATCGCACCTGCATTGGTTATTCGCGCTATCCTCTTTTCTCAAAGTTTGGAGAAATTCGCAAAGAACCTGACATTTTGATTGTCGATCGCGAATTAAGTTTAGTAATTATTGAGGTCAAATCTGTTAAGATTGACCAAATTGTTGCCGTTAACGGTCAAGAATGGGAATTTCAAAACTTTTCTACCGCAGAAACTAACCCCTATCAGCAAGCTGAAAATCAACTTTATGCCTTGTTGGGGTATTGCGACAGAGAATCGGCTATTCGCCGGAAAGTCGGCGCTAGAGCTATCATAGCACTACCTCTAATTACAGAGGCAGAATGGCAACAAAAAGAATTCGATAAGCTGCCCAATTGTCCGCCGATTATCTTCAAAGATCACTTAGGTAAACTTGCCTTAACTGAGCGAATTAAAAGAGCGCCTGTAGTGGTGGAAGGTGAGGAAATTGAGGACGAACAATGGGAATTATTGTTATCAGTCATCAGCGGCGGCCCTATTTTGAGAAAAGCGCCCCGCCTTCTTCAATCTACTAACAGTAAAACTCGTTCTAGTGTGATTGCCACTTTACAGGAAAGGCTCTACGAATTAGATTTCCAGCAAGAACACATCGGCAAAGAAATCCCCCCTGGTTTTCAGCGAATGCGGGGCATTGCCGGGTCGGGGAAAACTGTGTTATTGTGCCAAAAAGCGGCTCATATTCACTTAAAACATCCTGATTGGGATATTGCCTTAGTATTTTTCACTCGCACTCTTTACGATTTGATGATTGGGTTAGTAGATAGGTGGCTGCGTCGCTTTACAAATGGTGACGTTCAATACGATTCCAAAACTAACAAAAAACTGCGGATTCTTCACGCTTGGGGTGGGAAAAATCAACCGGGACTTTATAGTACAATTTGCGAGTTCAACGGCGTGCGATCGAGGACTGCTGGAGAAACACCGGAAAGACAGCCTAATCGGGGATTGGCTGAACTTTGTAAACGCCTATCGGAAGAAATCAAAATTGAGCCAATTTTTGATGCAATTTTGATCGATGAAGGTCAAGATTTAGTCTCGGAAGACGATCTAAAATTTCAGGATAAACAGGCAATTTACTGGTTAGCTTATCAAGCTTTAAAACCAGCCGATCCAGAAAAGTTAGAGCAGCGGCGCTTAATTTGGGCTTACGATGAAGCTCAAAGTCTTGATAACTTAAAAGTGCCGACTACTAAAGAATTGTTTGGCGAAAATTTAAGCAATTTGTTAAGTAAAGGGACGCAATATAGCGGCAGCATCAAAAAATCCGAAGTCATGCGCCGTTGTTATCGCACTCCTGGTACAATTTTGACAGCAGCACACGCGATTGGGATGGGATTGTTGCGACCAGAGGGAATGTTAACAGGAATTACTCGCGCTGATGATTGGAAAGCTATCGGTTATGAAGTGACGGGTAAGTTTATTGCTGGTCAAAAAATCACTCTACATCGACCACCTCAAAATTCACCCAATCCTGTTGAGCAATTGTGGGGAAAACCTGTATTAGAGTTTGAAACTTATGGCTCTCGCCAGGAAGAAATGATGGCTTTAGCTGATAAGATTTTGCATAATATTGTCGATGATGACCTGAGACCTAGTAGGGATATTTTAGTGATAATTTTAGGCTCTGTTACTGAGGCAATAGAATTAGAAACTCAGGTAGCCAATTTCTTGATTGAACAAGGAATTAAGATCTACATTCCTACAGCTTTAGGGTTGGATGAATTAAACCCTAAATGGCCGAGTCACAACCCCGATTTATTCTGGATGGATGGCGGAGTAACGGTTTCTCGCGTTACTCGCGCTAAGGGAAATGAAGCGGATATGGTCTATGTGATTGGCTTTGATAATATTGCCAGAAATGAGGCCGATGTGAGTCTGCGTAATCAGTTATTTGTGGCTTTAACGAGGGCGCGGGGATGGGCTAATTTGAGTGGGGTGGGTGATTATCCAATGTATGAGGAAATGCGGCGGGTGATTGAGAGTAAAGATACTTTTACTTTTACTTATAAGCGGCCGCTGAAGCGAGATATCGGGGAGGCGGAAGAAGGCTAG
- a CDS encoding J domain-containing protein, translating into MPEQIPLVLTYYGLLGLHPSASSIEIRQAYRKLSKHYHPDTTDLPTAIATPKFQQLNLAYATLSNPERRLTYDRKIGYSRLNVVQPPANLNHPSNSRNNSDSAYLDPTDRPLSPGEIFILLILGLTLLGCLALAIAIALIRGNQQ; encoded by the coding sequence ATGCCAGAACAAATCCCTCTGGTCTTGACCTATTATGGCTTACTAGGGTTACACCCCTCAGCCTCAAGCATAGAAATTCGGCAAGCTTACCGGAAACTAAGCAAACACTACCATCCCGACACTACCGATTTGCCAACAGCGATCGCCACCCCTAAATTTCAACAACTAAACCTTGCCTATGCTACCCTCAGTAACCCAGAACGTCGTCTCACCTACGATCGCAAAATTGGCTATTCACGCTTAAATGTAGTTCAACCCCCAGCCAACTTAAACCACCCCTCCAACTCCCGCAACAACTCTGACTCAGCCTATTTAGACCCCACCGATCGCCCCCTTTCACCCGGAGAAATCTTCATTTTGTTAATTCTTGGTCTTACCCTACTCGGCTGTCTGGCCCTTGCGATCGCGATCGCCTTAATTCGAGGTAATCAACAATAA